Part of the Thermostichus vulcanus str. 'Rupite' genome is shown below.
CGTAGTGGATCAACTGCAAAGGCCAAATGGATTTGGATCCCTTTTGTGACCGAGATCCTGGGTCACTTTGCCCTTGCTGGTAAGGATCCGAGATGCGATGGATCTGGAGTGCTTCTCCTTTAAGAATGGCTGTTTCTAGGGTATCAAGAGCGCTGTAGAGGGTGCGGGTAGCGGATCCTCTGCGGCTGACTTGAGTGGGATCCGTAGGGGTAATCGAGCGGTTGATCTGGGCTCGAACCGGGTAGAAGTGGGCCAGGCCCTTGGAACCCTGGCTTTTGCCCCAGCGACGCTGGGAAATAGAGTTGAAAACTTCTTGGGCTTGAGGATCCCGTTGGTAGGTGGCCTGGGAGTAGAGGGCGCTGAGGGCGGTGTTGAATTCAACTTCGGTCATGGCACTAGGGCCAAGATAGTAGCCCCAACGATACATCTGATTGCTGAGGATGCCGTAGTGTCTCAGGGTTTGTAGATCTTTGTGCAGGGTATGGGGGGAGCAGGGGGGAAGAACGATCTGTTGCTGGGTAGCCACAGAGTGCAGGTAGATAAGGAGTTCCTGCAGGCGGGAGTGACCGGTGAGATGCCCGACACCGGGGTACTGGGCCAGAGTGGCGATCAGGCAGAGGAGGCGGTCGAAGCTCTGGGGGCGAGCATAGGTTTGAGAGGGATGGGGAGTCACAGGTATGAATCCTTGCGCAGCGAACTACCCCTCTTTCTTTCATGTTTTTCGCCATTCGCATCTCGATCTACAGCATTTTTCCCTCCGCCCCATAACCTAAAGAAGGCTAGATTTTCGGCTTCTGGTTTGATTCCAAGCCTCAAGGTGATCCAGTCCCTGGTCACAAGGAGTAGCGTCATGGGTAAGACACTGTATGTATCCCAGCAAGATTGCTACCTCTGCCTCCATCAGGAACTGCTGGTTGTCAAACGAGCGGGCGCTATCCTCCAGCAGGCTCAGCTCCCTCACTTGGATCAGATCCTGATCTTTGGCCATGCCCAGGTTACCACCCAACTGATCCAGAGCTGTCTACAGCGCAACATTCCCATTGCCTATCTCTCTCATATGGGATATTGCTACGGACGACTGCAGCCGATCCAGCGGGGTAATCGAGCCTTGCAGGACATGCAAATGCAACTGACACCCAAACGAAAGCTGGAAACCGCTCGCCAGATCCTGAAAGCCAAGGTGCACAACTGTCGGATCCTCCTACTGCGGCAGCGACGTCGCAAGCCTCAGGTGAGCGGCGAGAAACTTGCCTTGCTCCAGAGACTCCATACCGATATGGACTCCGCTCAGAGTATTGATGAATTGATGGGGCTAGAGGGAGCTGCAGCTGCAAGCTACTATCCCACCCTAGGAGAATGCCTCACCCATGTTGGCTTCGAATTCACCACTCGTAGCCGCCGCCCGCCTCGCGATCCCGTCAATGCCATGCTCAGCTTTGGCTACCAGTTGCTCTGGAATCATATTCTGCTGTTAATTGAGCTGCAGGGGCTCGATCCTTACCAAGGCTGCCTGCACACCAGCCACCATAACCATCCCTGCCTAGCCTCTGACTTGATCGAAGAGTTCCGCGCCCCGATCATCGATTCGCTGGTGTTATGGTTGATTAATACAGGGGTAATGGATCCATTCGAAGATTTCACCGATGAGGTTGAGGGTTGCCTGCTGACTCAGTCAGGCCGCACAAAATTTTTGCAAGCTTTCATTCAACGGATGGAAGATATTGTTCAGCCATCTAAAGATCCCGTTACAGGTACTGAAGAGGAGATCCCCCGCTGGGCGCTCGTCAACCATCAGGTGCAGATTTACCGTCAGTTTGTCGGGAACCAACTGCCCTTCTATACCCCTCATCTGATTCGCTGAGGTGAGATATGCAATTGTATGTGGTCGCCTACGACATTCCCAGCGATAAACGGCGCAAAAAGGTCTCTGATCTGTTGGAGGGCTATGGTCAACGGGTGCAGTACAGCGTCTTCGAGTGTATGTTAGGGCCAGATCAGTATCGGGATCTACAACGACGTCTTCAAGCCCGGCTAGATCTGACAGAAGATCAAGTACGGTTTTATCCTCTCTCGGCGCACACCCTCTCCCGCGTTGAGACTTGGGGTGGACCAGAATTGCTGACCCCACCGAACTCTATCGTTGTCTAGCGAACTGTGTACTATTTTGCCGTTCGCGTCACAAATGGGCGCAGGTTTTAGGTAGCCGTTTATGCTGTCGATTAGGCGATGAAGAGATTTGATGGTACTGATTGGCACTTACAGCCCTTTCGTTAGTCATCTAGCACGGGGGAATCCCCAGTGCTCTTTCAGAATAGGGTAAGGGCACAACTGTTGTTGTAGCAAACCCACGAAAGGGCTGTAATCAAGATTGCATAGCTGTTATTCAACATGATGCCCTCAGAGGTGGCCAGATGACTGAAGACCGCACCCCTTATTTTCGCCGCAAACTGTTTGCTTTGCTACATGATCCTCAGCTAAAAGCCCTGTATCAGTATAAAAACGGCAAAGGCCCCTGGCAGCAGGTGGATGAACTCTATCGTTATGGGGAAGAACTGGAGTCTTGGTGGCAGTCTCATCAGGGGGTGATTGCCGATCATATTGCTGCCGCTTCCGATCGATTATCCATAAAAGGCATTTTTAAGGATGCTCAGCAATTAGGGGGACGCACCCAGGTGGAGGTACGTCACCCTCTATCTGGAGAGAAACAGCATATCCAGATCTGGAATCCGCTAACGGAAGGGCAACTGGAAGAGATTCAGAATCGGATCATTCCTTACGAAAAGGTGCGTCATGGGGAACCGGAAAAAGCATTTTGGTGGTTCTGGCGGTTCTATCCGCAGTTAATTGCTCAGGAGACCGGGATCCAGACCTCCGCAGCTCTGCTCTTGCCTGCCGATACCCGCATCCCTGACTGTGCGGTACAGGATCACAACTCGATTGTTTCGGGTCTTACAGGGGCCTTATTCCCCCGAAACTGGCAACCCTCCGAGCCAGTTTCCCATGCCGATCTATTACTGTTTACCTTTTCTCCTGTGCAGGAGTTCATCAAGTCCTCCCGTAAGTTGTTGGATTTCTGGTCTGGTTCTTACCTGTTGCATTACCTGAGCGCCCGTCTCTGTTGGTTTATTGCAGAACGTTATGGCCCGGATGCTGTAATCACCCCTTCACTTTGGGGACAGGAGATCATTGATGCCTGGATTCTGAAGAAATATCCAGAGTTTGATCAGTATTTTCGAGAGATCGATAGTGAAAATAGCACTCCTGTCAGTCGATTCAACGATCGTCTTTCCAATAGCTTGAGCACAGCAGGCTTTCCTAACGTGATCACAGCTTTAGTACCCAGAGAAGAGGCCAAAACCTTTGCAGAGGAACTCACCCAGGAGATGCGCAAACTCTGGAAAAAGATCGGGACGCAGGTGAGAGATCATATCCGTCAGACCTGCGTTAAGCATCTAGAAGAACGTGGGCCAGAGATCTGGGAAAAAATTGCCCCTACTATGGGAACAACAGAAGGATCTCACACTAACTACGAAAGAGAGTTTCAGAAATGGCATCAGCAAAGCAATTGGGAGTGGAATAAGCTCTGGGATGCTCAGCTCGATCACACTTGGAAGAGCTATTGGACTCTGGTTCCCCTGGGGGATCCTGAAAAATCTTTGAAAGCAAAAACTAAGGATCCTGACTACAAATCATGGAAGGAAGCTCAGCAAACCCTGGCTCAGAGTCGAGTTCAATTACCCACCGATCCCGAAGAAAAAGCCTATGGCAATCTCAATGTGGGTACCTGGTGGGGCAGTTTGCAAACTCGATTGGGCCAGTCGATTCAGGCCATCAAAAACACCCGTACCTGGCGGATCCCGGTGGCTCCGGGGGAGCGATCCACTCTCTCAGGCATGTACAGTGCAGTTCACCCCAACTTGCTGTATCGGGACAAGTTCTGTGAAGGAGCGGGCCTTCCTGCGGGATCGATGCGCATGTTCTGGAAATTGATGGGAGAAGTGTATCCAGGACTTTTCAACGGATCGGAGATGCTGAATGCGGTAGAACTCACCAAACGCATGGCCTGGAAGTATGGAGGGATTGCTGAGTGCCTGGGGGTTTCTGAAGAAGACGACGATCTGGAGAACCTGATCCGATTCCCCAACCTTAGCTCCATTGCTGCTGCTCGCTTTGCCCATGAGGCTCCAGAGAAGGTGAAACAGTATTGGAGGGAGCTAGAGCGACAGATCAGACAGCTGCTGCCCAAACACAGAGATCGATTTGGATCCCTTACGCGCCGTCCCTTTCAGGTGCCCAAAACGGATGCCCAACTTAATCCTCAAGGGGGAGATCAACCAACCGATCAACCCTACAACGGTGTGATGTTCTCCAGTAAGTGGCTAGTAGATGATCTGAGCCTTCAGGATCCCGATGACATTGCTCTGT
Proteins encoded:
- a CDS encoding helix-turn-helix transcriptional regulator, with product MTPHPSQTYARPQSFDRLLCLIATLAQYPGVGHLTGHSRLQELLIYLHSVATQQQIVLPPCSPHTLHKDLQTLRHYGILSNQMYRWGYYLGPSAMTEVEFNTALSALYSQATYQRDPQAQEVFNSISQRRWGKSQGSKGLAHFYPVRAQINRSITPTDPTQVSRRGSATRTLYSALDTLETAILKGEALQIHRISDPYQQGQSDPGSRSQKGSKSIWPLQLIHYDIAWYLAYEQCDTQHLVIGRLDRFDDQCQVLSLPTRSRSQQLQRLQQVHELLENGWGLFLGEPEEQRQELRGQLPLTEITVRFYGNTIAFIHEGGYRHPSQKILTSSGHSQYVDYQVRLPPRSHGEFLRWVNRFMGNVQILTPAGLAEQHAHWAEEQLQRYRSGKQSDPGSGSQKVT
- the cas2 gene encoding CRISPR-associated endonuclease Cas2, giving the protein MQLYVVAYDIPSDKRRKKVSDLLEGYGQRVQYSVFECMLGPDQYRDLQRRLQARLDLTEDQVRFYPLSAHTLSRVETWGGPELLTPPNSIVV
- the cas1 gene encoding CRISPR-associated endonuclease Cas1; this encodes MGKTLYVSQQDCYLCLHQELLVVKRAGAILQQAQLPHLDQILIFGHAQVTTQLIQSCLQRNIPIAYLSHMGYCYGRLQPIQRGNRALQDMQMQLTPKRKLETARQILKAKVHNCRILLLRQRRRKPQVSGEKLALLQRLHTDMDSAQSIDELMGLEGAAAASYYPTLGECLTHVGFEFTTRSRRPPRDPVNAMLSFGYQLLWNHILLLIELQGLDPYQGCLHTSHHNHPCLASDLIEEFRAPIIDSLVLWLINTGVMDPFEDFTDEVEGCLLTQSGRTKFLQAFIQRMEDIVQPSKDPVTGTEEEIPRWALVNHQVQIYRQFVGNQLPFYTPHLIR
- the cas10 gene encoding type III-B CRISPR-associated protein Cas10/Cmr2, translated to MTEDRTPYFRRKLFALLHDPQLKALYQYKNGKGPWQQVDELYRYGEELESWWQSHQGVIADHIAAASDRLSIKGIFKDAQQLGGRTQVEVRHPLSGEKQHIQIWNPLTEGQLEEIQNRIIPYEKVRHGEPEKAFWWFWRFYPQLIAQETGIQTSAALLLPADTRIPDCAVQDHNSIVSGLTGALFPRNWQPSEPVSHADLLLFTFSPVQEFIKSSRKLLDFWSGSYLLHYLSARLCWFIAERYGPDAVITPSLWGQEIIDAWILKKYPEFDQYFREIDSENSTPVSRFNDRLSNSLSTAGFPNVITALVPREEAKTFAEELTQEMRKLWKKIGTQVRDHIRQTCVKHLEERGPEIWEKIAPTMGTTEGSHTNYEREFQKWHQQSNWEWNKLWDAQLDHTWKSYWTLVPLGDPEKSLKAKTKDPDYKSWKEAQQTLAQSRVQLPTDPEEKAYGNLNVGTWWGSLQTRLGQSIQAIKNTRTWRIPVAPGERSTLSGMYSAVHPNLLYRDKFCEGAGLPAGSMRMFWKLMGEVYPGLFNGSEMLNAVELTKRMAWKYGGIAECLGVSEEDDDLENLIRFPNLSSIAAARFAHEAPEKVKQYWRELERQIRQLLPKHRDRFGSLTRRPFQVPKTDAQLNPQGGDQPTDQPYNGVMFSSKWLVDDLSLQDPDDIALLRGAVDQA